From the genome of Blautia pseudococcoides, one region includes:
- a CDS encoding acyl-[acyl-carrier-protein] thioesterase — MKYSFESYVRYSEIGEDRNLTLNSVINYFQDCSTFHSEHAGVGIDHLQEKNRVWVLSSWQIIVERYPKLCERIKITTWPYAFKRFLGSRNFTMEDERGATVAYANSLWTYLDLETGMPVNVSEQQIAAYTLEEKYPMEYAPRKIRMPDDTVEYESFPVRPHHLDTNHHVNNGQYVAMAEEYVPADFCVHQMRAEYKGQAVLGNMIVPKVKREQGLCTVALCSENGGPYAVVELKEKREWN; from the coding sequence ATGAAATATTCTTTTGAAAGTTATGTGCGCTACAGTGAGATTGGGGAGGATAGGAATCTGACCCTGAATTCCGTTATCAATTATTTCCAGGACTGCAGTACCTTTCATTCGGAACATGCGGGTGTGGGGATTGATCATCTGCAGGAGAAGAACCGGGTATGGGTGCTGTCCTCCTGGCAGATCATAGTGGAGCGGTACCCTAAACTCTGCGAGAGAATTAAGATAACTACCTGGCCTTACGCGTTTAAACGTTTTCTGGGCAGCAGGAATTTTACTATGGAGGACGAGCGCGGTGCCACTGTGGCATACGCCAACTCTCTCTGGACTTATCTGGACCTGGAGACAGGTATGCCTGTGAATGTGTCAGAACAGCAGATCGCAGCCTATACACTGGAAGAAAAGTATCCGATGGAATATGCGCCCAGAAAGATCAGGATGCCGGATGATACTGTGGAATATGAAAGCTTCCCGGTGCGCCCCCATCATCTTGACACCAACCACCATGTGAATAACGGACAGTATGTGGCAATGGCGGAAGAATATGTGCCGGCTGATTTCTGCGTTCACCAGATGCGGGCAGAATATAAGGGACAGGCAGTGCTTGGCAATATGATAGTACCAAAAGTGAAGCGTGAACAGGGATTATGCACCGTGGCTCTCTGCAGTGAGAACGGCGGACCCTATGCGGTTGTGGAATTAAAGGAGAAAAGAGAATGGAATTAG
- a CDS encoding LytR/AlgR family response regulator transcription factor: MGGILDSGLITEDETLYILLCNASFYLLQVYESLIRYIAHKYGYHTKLLLYENGKEAVFCKEDWTQNLDIVVIGWEFENTKGIEIAREFRKDDCQARIIFLGSWTEDIITSYEVNPFYYFIENEVTHKKIEAVMKKCFQTVMKSKKNSLKFTSNGKKQRIPLEQILYLSVEHHMVRVTCRDKKEIVFFDSLKNVEEKIKNDTFVRTHRGFIVNLAYVDYLDKDELLLKSGDSIPVTRNYKQEIVERIMEQEKNILI, from the coding sequence ATGGGCGGCATCTTAGATTCAGGATTAATTACGGAGGATGAGACACTATATATTTTATTATGCAACGCTTCTTTTTATCTGCTGCAGGTTTACGAAAGCCTGATTCGGTATATAGCGCACAAGTATGGATATCACACGAAATTACTGCTGTATGAAAACGGAAAGGAAGCGGTTTTTTGTAAAGAGGACTGGACACAGAATTTAGATATTGTTGTAATTGGATGGGAATTTGAGAATACAAAAGGAATTGAAATCGCCAGGGAATTCCGTAAAGATGACTGCCAGGCCCGGATTATATTCCTGGGGAGCTGGACAGAGGATATTATTACATCTTATGAGGTGAATCCTTTTTATTATTTTATAGAAAACGAGGTTACTCATAAAAAGATTGAAGCGGTGATGAAAAAATGTTTTCAGACGGTTATGAAAAGTAAGAAGAACTCTCTGAAGTTTACCAGCAATGGAAAAAAGCAGCGGATTCCATTAGAACAAATCTTGTATTTGAGTGTGGAGCACCATATGGTCCGGGTAACATGCAGGGATAAGAAAGAGATTGTTTTTTTTGACAGTTTAAAAAATGTGGAAGAAAAAATTAAGAATGACACATTTGTAAGGACTCACAGGGGGTTTATTGTGAATCTGGCGTATGTGGATTATTTAGATAAAGATGAATTGCTTTTAAAGAGCGGAGACTCTATTCCGGTTACCCGGAATTACAAACAGGAAATTGTGGAACGGATAATGGAGCAGGAGAAGAATATCCTGATTTAG
- a CDS encoding LytR/AlgR family response regulator transcription factor has product MVNICLCDDNTVIMGIYEKCLKKTAEKYDFDIYIKIFNSGEQIIEYFDMVTEGGIDIIFMDIVMDSINGVETSRTLREKGYKGEIIYLTASREFAVDAYDTFPFFYLMKCEYQEKLEEVFLQAVNYKKEKFQEGILCKKGSVIKRIQLDDIQFMEVYGRNIIIHMQKEVFEFTANMEMIEEKLKDKGFLRTSRSFIVNLKYVKNILRNELEMYSGDRVPLTGKNCMAVKRKILRRNPDS; this is encoded by the coding sequence ATGGTAAACATTTGTTTATGCGATGATAATACCGTAATTATGGGAATATACGAAAAATGTTTGAAGAAAACCGCAGAAAAATATGATTTTGATATCTATATTAAAATATTTAACAGCGGGGAGCAGATAATAGAATATTTTGACATGGTTACGGAAGGCGGCATAGATATTATTTTTATGGATATTGTCATGGACAGTATAAACGGCGTGGAGACATCCAGGACGCTGAGAGAAAAGGGATATAAAGGGGAGATTATTTATCTGACCGCCAGCAGGGAATTTGCGGTGGACGCGTATGACACCTTTCCATTTTTTTATTTGATGAAATGCGAATACCAGGAAAAACTGGAAGAGGTTTTTCTCCAGGCTGTAAACTATAAAAAGGAAAAGTTTCAAGAGGGAATCTTGTGCAAAAAGGGCAGTGTGATCAAGAGGATCCAGCTGGATGATATTCAGTTTATGGAGGTCTATGGAAGGAATATTATCATCCATATGCAAAAAGAAGTGTTTGAATTTACAGCAAATATGGAAATGATAGAGGAAAAGCTTAAAGACAAAGGATTTTTGAGAACCAGCAGGTCTTTTATTGTTAATTTGAAGTATGTGAAAAATATATTGAGAAATGAACTGGAAATGTATTCCGGGGATAGGGTTCCCTTAACCGGGAAAAACTGTATGGCGGTTAAGAGGAAAATCCTCCGGAGAAATCCGGATAGCTGA
- a CDS encoding sensor histidine kinase, with protein MDKNIEQMEKYVNDVLYNHPAAYLDPEQLDPQYREFSESLLFLGKAVLDMYQYICEMSDGVLDRQMERQNPLLGPLKDLQSKLSHIAWQTKQVARGNIDIQIQYLGEFSDSFKRMVEQLRKRDEAARRNAEMEREILETEKRLLQHEMENQVKHYKSVISMNQEIRAYQHDIKNHLLCLGNLLEDGQTEEAKEYLEEISKRVYHKEKILHTENYILDALITEKAQIAEEKNIRLTMDLKLKKELNIRPADWCAIFGNALDNAIEACEKVEEGERFIHIAASCEGSLLKIKIENAMQGTLDANGRGLETTKKRKDYHGFGLKNIEKTVHRYDGIMELTAENGRFMMQILLCDIMGQAV; from the coding sequence ATGGATAAAAATATAGAACAGATGGAGAAATATGTAAATGATGTTCTTTATAACCATCCCGCAGCTTATCTGGATCCGGAGCAGCTAGATCCGCAGTACAGAGAATTTTCCGAATCACTGCTGTTTTTAGGGAAGGCAGTATTAGACATGTATCAATATATATGTGAGATGTCCGATGGGGTGCTGGACAGGCAAATGGAAAGACAAAATCCCCTCCTTGGCCCCCTGAAGGATCTCCAGTCCAAGCTGAGCCATATCGCATGGCAGACCAAGCAGGTGGCCAGGGGAAACATTGATATCCAGATCCAATACCTGGGAGAGTTTTCAGATTCATTTAAGAGGATGGTGGAACAATTGAGAAAACGGGACGAGGCAGCAAGGCGGAATGCGGAAATGGAAAGAGAGATACTGGAAACAGAAAAGCGGCTGCTGCAGCATGAGATGGAAAACCAGGTAAAGCACTATAAGTCTGTTATCAGCATGAATCAGGAAATCCGGGCATATCAGCATGATATAAAAAACCATTTATTATGCCTGGGCAATCTGCTGGAAGACGGGCAGACGGAAGAGGCCAAGGAATACCTGGAGGAAATCTCCAAACGGGTTTACCATAAGGAGAAGATTCTCCATACGGAAAACTACATTTTGGATGCCCTCATAACCGAAAAAGCCCAGATAGCGGAAGAAAAAAATATCCGGCTGACCATGGATCTGAAATTGAAAAAAGAACTGAATATCCGGCCGGCTGATTGGTGCGCCATTTTTGGAAACGCCCTGGACAACGCCATCGAAGCATGTGAAAAGGTGGAAGAGGGAGAGCGGTTTATCCACATAGCGGCAAGCTGTGAGGGAAGCCTGCTGAAGATAAAAATTGAAAATGCCATGCAGGGTACTCTGGACGCAAACGGCCGTGGATTGGAAACTACGAAAAAAAGAAAAGATTATCATGGATTTGGCCTGAAAAATATAGAAAAAACAGTACACAGATATGACGGCATCATGGAGCTGACTGCAGAAAACGGAAGATTCATGATGCAGATACTGCTCTGTGATATTATGGGTCAGGCTGTTTAA
- a CDS encoding V4R domain-containing protein encodes MKKYTSERPSMYSIHIMGDVQTGRKNLGPEMPVFVYRLFMYSMRDTLERQFGAEKMIQILRECGKKAGMEFAEKVLDLSLDMDSFLIRLQKTLSDLKIGILRMESFDDEMHKAVFTISEDVDCSGFPILGMAICNYDEGFLKGILEKYTGNSYTVTEIDCWAKGDRVCRFEAVEGGN; translated from the coding sequence ATGAAAAAATATACAAGTGAGAGGCCCTCAATGTATTCTATCCACATCATGGGGGATGTGCAGACGGGGAGGAAGAACCTGGGGCCTGAGATGCCCGTGTTTGTTTACCGTTTATTTATGTATAGTATGAGAGACACGCTGGAGCGGCAGTTTGGAGCGGAAAAAATGATCCAGATACTAAGGGAATGCGGAAAAAAGGCAGGTATGGAATTTGCTGAAAAGGTGCTGGATTTGTCCTTGGATATGGATTCTTTTCTGATCCGCCTGCAAAAAACGCTTTCTGATCTTAAAATAGGTATTTTGAGAATGGAATCCTTTGATGATGAAATGCATAAAGCGGTATTTACCATCAGTGAAGATGTGGACTGTTCCGGATTTCCCATACTGGGGATGGCAATCTGTAATTATGATGAGGGGTTTCTCAAGGGGATTCTGGAAAAATACACCGGAAACTCCTATACAGTAACAGAAATTGACTGCTGGGCAAAGGGCGACCGTGTCTGCAGATTTGAGGCTGTGGAAGGCGGCAATTAA
- a CDS encoding recombinase family protein, with amino-acid sequence MKTQKYGYVRVSTKDQHTDRQMAAMEKEGIMPSHIYEDKQSGKDFNRPQYKKLIKKLKAGDVLYVKSIDRLGRDYDEIICQWRKLTKEMKADIVVIDFPLLDTRVKENDITGIFIADLVLQILSYVAQIERENIRQRQREGIIAAKVKGVQFGRPSKELPTDFIKVCKEWSENRISGREAARRLHVDHKTFFKWAGQKKL; translated from the coding sequence ATGAAGACACAAAAGTATGGATATGTGCGCGTATCCACAAAAGACCAGCATACAGACCGCCAAATGGCTGCTATGGAAAAAGAAGGTATTATGCCAAGCCATATATATGAAGATAAGCAGTCGGGTAAAGATTTTAACCGTCCACAATATAAAAAGCTCATTAAAAAATTAAAAGCCGGAGATGTATTGTATGTGAAATCTATTGACCGCCTTGGGAGGGATTACGATGAGATCATTTGCCAATGGCGGAAGCTGACCAAGGAAATGAAGGCAGATATTGTGGTGATAGATTTTCCACTGCTAGATACAAGGGTAAAGGAAAATGATATTACCGGCATCTTTATAGCGGATCTTGTACTGCAGATCTTATCATATGTAGCACAAATCGAGAGAGAGAACATTCGTCAGCGGCAAAGAGAAGGGATTATAGCCGCCAAGGTGAAGGGGGTACAGTTCGGACGGCCAAGCAAAGAGCTGCCAACAGACTTTATCAAGGTCTGTAAGGAATGGTCGGAAAACAGAATCAGCGGAAGAGAAGCGGCAAGGAGACTGCATGTGGATCATAAGACATTTTTTAAATGGGCGGGTCAAAAAAAATTATAA
- a CDS encoding ICP22 family protein encodes MNAPKKKNMFRILALFLGIILILTDPTGYWTVHAQEETLSEPTVKQEAREQTISGEETVEPSSGNGTDIEEPQGNTLTEASQDETAAEQPQDETAAEQPQDETAAEQPQDETAAEPPQDETAAEQLQDETAAEPPQDETAAEPPQDETAAGQPQDETAAGQPQDETAAEPPQDETAAGKPQDETAAGQPQDGTAAEQPQDNITAEESQGEDTTQTAGEAEDIPAADTSDPPRQMTIRELKSKEGEADAAIPVPMYIEGEITPRQEKYSFAGGEITGIEDQNWDGYPYKFLRAEIKILNGASVSSYPINYYDEYEGIYYYSVAGEDDAPAQDIDIAYEVPAGAEVAFIFALNTKKYDITVDNNKANENPEFKVRIISGIEDVGGKWSANSHSPVKVELTYPIGYYVKDPPVGAEAVGIKFNFKDPAPNINVDENFENRSITYAFDYPAQDVTMTVVGDEDTGTLTYGLFDGNPAFQNREKGKGWWRKIDASGNYKKGDPWYGGWSWRKVADETLPADSQMQVKVVPGTPSKTIMMDGVTKTISGGEFQKDTELNFQYLFFRIKTGAAAYFMWPSPTLNLCYFPNGEDFSTGTPIVESFKIWDASWIVDPKKPDEFPEKTLTYSVGNGAQIEITVKKTMWDNYTIGYDAPVYSGDRYPQYEAYVKITNMKNSFYLRTQGAGSVQGPHYFRGLYDISNESNALGSDSYFLDTGSAEQGGDNGGITSNIIKGGTTFLDKLAIYNRNLGESKVPWAADSAAFFKFGITPKWGYTIPTVESYGKPTADQPESDNLVMTNMPIELKNKADGHNADLQLGKYSWFNVNQNRKEVSSFQYVLYMPVTSLTGSHDMRALDVKTQKIKVDVTNNTQYAGGTDNHIVSGGVGTNGAAFDLLENDKVIFNRDFKAPEIANKTFVGFTGTITAPDNTLLPEGYNLTLAKSLDNTVYFKPGDSINLSNYFRRDAAVLLDSWTQNGRLNEAEQKRLNLLMFSANLKIKINLVYSDGTTSQGKTLTCYINKYLQDVNAGTLTYDTNTAVASKSVSIIENSNIMFSSFGETFKKENSPDPYTYYYNKDQTTSKHQITQDLDGKEIASVKYDRGLEVIYQDPENSAHPFNNIPVKDDTIYKTYDGSNQATIQFPTVAQSPVGKVLDYWQVEELNADTGQWDLNPDKEIRAGDSAYQFASGTDGNNKSIRLTAVWRDISPDSYISIPKNIVLTENNTNLAKGDYAGAKVTVSYQSVNGSDKLVDVKVLTSFKLALTSDTTKQIEVFTYDVQGNKLTPTVAGSKYAQVGTFGSNPDESKSIWFNTKSQKGNEIYQGKFYKKPGDQPADESTLFYISAAATGGGG; translated from the coding sequence ATGAATGCGCCTAAAAAGAAAAATATGTTTAGGATCCTGGCGTTGTTTTTGGGCATTATATTGATTCTGACAGATCCAACAGGTTATTGGACGGTACATGCACAGGAGGAAACCCTGTCTGAACCTACAGTAAAACAAGAAGCGCGAGAACAGACCATAAGCGGGGAGGAAACGGTAGAGCCGTCATCTGGGAACGGGACGGATATAGAAGAACCTCAGGGAAATACATTAACAGAAGCATCCCAGGATGAGACAGCGGCAGAACAACCTCAGGATGAGACAGCGGCAGAACAACCTCAGGATGAGACAGCGGCAGAACAACCTCAGGATGAGACAGCGGCAGAACCGCCTCAGGATGAGACAGCAGCAGAACAACTTCAGGATGAGACAGCAGCAGAACCGCCTCAGGATGAGACAGCAGCAGAACCGCCTCAGGATGAGACAGCAGCAGGACAGCCTCAGGATGAGACAGCAGCAGGACAGCCTCAGGATGAGACAGCAGCAGAACCGCCTCAGGATGAGACAGCAGCAGGAAAACCTCAGGATGAGACAGCAGCAGGACAGCCTCAGGATGGGACAGCAGCAGAACAGCCTCAGGATAATATAACGGCAGAAGAATCACAGGGGGAGGATACTACTCAAACGGCTGGGGAAGCTGAAGATATTCCGGCAGCCGATACAAGTGATCCCCCTCGTCAAATGACAATCCGGGAACTGAAGTCAAAAGAGGGAGAAGCAGATGCCGCTATTCCGGTCCCTATGTATATTGAGGGAGAAATCACTCCCCGGCAGGAGAAGTATTCCTTTGCCGGTGGAGAGATTACAGGTATTGAAGATCAGAATTGGGATGGGTATCCATATAAGTTCCTGCGGGCGGAAATTAAGATTCTGAATGGGGCGTCCGTCTCATCATATCCTATCAATTATTACGATGAATATGAGGGGATTTATTATTATTCGGTGGCAGGAGAGGATGATGCACCGGCCCAGGATATCGACATCGCATATGAGGTGCCGGCTGGTGCAGAGGTGGCTTTTATATTCGCCCTCAATACCAAGAAATATGATATAACGGTTGACAATAACAAGGCAAATGAAAATCCGGAGTTTAAAGTAAGAATTATCAGCGGTATAGAAGACGTTGGTGGCAAGTGGAGTGCAAATTCTCATTCGCCGGTAAAAGTAGAACTGACCTATCCTATAGGGTATTACGTGAAGGATCCGCCGGTTGGTGCAGAGGCAGTTGGGATTAAATTTAATTTTAAGGATCCGGCTCCAAATATAAACGTGGATGAAAATTTTGAGAATAGAAGCATCACTTATGCTTTCGATTATCCGGCCCAGGATGTAACTATGACGGTCGTGGGAGATGAGGACACAGGTACTCTCACTTATGGATTATTTGATGGAAACCCTGCGTTCCAGAACAGAGAAAAAGGTAAGGGGTGGTGGAGAAAAATAGATGCATCTGGGAATTATAAAAAGGGAGATCCCTGGTATGGGGGATGGAGTTGGCGGAAGGTGGCCGATGAGACCCTTCCAGCCGACAGTCAGATGCAGGTTAAGGTTGTTCCGGGAACTCCTTCAAAAACTATAATGATGGACGGAGTAACAAAAACGATTTCGGGCGGGGAATTTCAAAAGGATACAGAATTAAATTTTCAGTACCTTTTTTTTCGTATAAAGACCGGAGCAGCGGCATATTTTATGTGGCCGTCTCCAACATTGAATTTGTGCTATTTTCCAAATGGTGAAGATTTTAGCACAGGTACACCGATTGTTGAATCATTTAAGATATGGGATGCCAGCTGGATAGTTGATCCGAAGAAGCCGGATGAATTTCCAGAGAAAACACTGACATATTCGGTAGGTAATGGTGCGCAGATTGAGATTACAGTTAAGAAGACCATGTGGGATAATTATACTATAGGTTATGATGCACCTGTCTATAGTGGTGATAGGTATCCTCAGTATGAAGCATATGTGAAAATAACAAATATGAAAAACAGCTTTTACCTAAGAACACAGGGCGCAGGCAGTGTACAGGGGCCTCACTACTTCCGTGGACTGTATGATATTTCAAATGAATCTAATGCGCTAGGTTCCGATTCTTATTTTTTAGATACTGGTTCTGCGGAACAGGGCGGTGATAATGGAGGGATTACCAGCAATATTATTAAAGGCGGCACTACGTTTTTAGATAAACTTGCTATCTATAACAGGAATTTGGGTGAAAGTAAAGTGCCTTGGGCAGCGGATTCGGCGGCATTTTTCAAATTCGGTATCACACCAAAATGGGGATATACGATACCCACAGTAGAAAGTTATGGAAAACCGACTGCTGATCAGCCGGAGTCCGATAATCTAGTCATGACGAATATGCCGATTGAACTAAAGAATAAGGCGGACGGCCATAATGCGGATCTTCAACTGGGAAAGTATTCCTGGTTTAATGTAAATCAGAACCGAAAAGAGGTTAGTTCTTTTCAATATGTTCTGTACATGCCTGTTACCTCCTTGACCGGCAGTCATGATATGCGCGCCCTTGATGTGAAGACGCAGAAGATTAAAGTTGACGTGACAAATAATACACAATATGCCGGCGGTACGGATAACCATATAGTCAGCGGAGGTGTTGGAACCAACGGGGCAGCCTTTGATCTGCTGGAGAATGATAAAGTAATATTCAATAGGGATTTTAAAGCTCCTGAGATAGCAAATAAAACCTTTGTTGGGTTTACCGGTACGATCACGGCACCGGATAATACCTTATTACCTGAGGGTTATAACTTGACATTGGCAAAATCTTTAGATAATACAGTGTACTTCAAACCCGGTGACTCCATTAATCTATCTAATTATTTCCGGCGGGATGCGGCTGTATTGTTAGATTCCTGGACGCAGAATGGAAGGTTAAATGAGGCAGAGCAGAAACGCTTAAATCTTCTAATGTTTTCTGCAAATTTAAAGATTAAGATTAATTTGGTATATTCGGACGGTACAACCAGCCAAGGCAAAACTTTAACATGTTATATAAATAAGTATCTGCAGGATGTTAACGCGGGGACTCTTACATATGACACTAATACAGCGGTTGCAAGCAAAAGCGTAAGCATAATTGAAAATTCCAATATTATGTTCAGCAGTTTTGGTGAAACCTTTAAGAAGGAGAATAGTCCAGATCCTTATACTTATTACTATAATAAGGACCAGACAACTTCCAAACATCAGATAACCCAAGACTTAGACGGTAAGGAGATTGCGTCCGTAAAGTATGACCGGGGATTGGAGGTTATTTATCAAGATCCGGAGAACAGCGCTCATCCGTTTAATAATATCCCTGTCAAGGATGATACCATCTATAAGACTTATGACGGAAGCAACCAGGCAACGATTCAATTCCCTACAGTGGCGCAGTCTCCGGTGGGGAAGGTATTGGATTATTGGCAAGTGGAAGAGCTTAATGCTGACACCGGCCAGTGGGATTTAAATCCTGATAAAGAGATTCGTGCAGGTGACTCTGCTTATCAATTCGCATCCGGTACGGATGGGAATAATAAGAGTATACGTTTAACGGCTGTGTGGAGGGATATCTCACCGGATTCCTATATTTCCATACCTAAGAATATTGTATTAACTGAGAATAATACTAATTTAGCAAAAGGCGACTATGCGGGTGCAAAGGTGACGGTTTCCTATCAATCTGTGAATGGCAGTGACAAGCTGGTAGATGTAAAGGTATTGACCTCATTTAAACTTGCTTTAACTAGCGATACAACAAAGCAGATTGAAGTTTTCACATATGATGTGCAGGGCAACAAATTAACGCCCACAGTGGCAGGCAGTAAATATGCGCAAGTCGGTACATTTGGTTCAAACCCTGATGAGAGTAAGTCGATCTGGTTTAATACAAAATCACAAAAGGGCAATGAGATCTACCAGGGGAAATTCTACAAAAAACCAGGTGACCAACCAGCGGATGAAAGTACGCTCTTCTATATCTCAGCCGCGGCAACGGGAGGTGGAGGCTGA
- a CDS encoding D-2-hydroxyacid dehydrogenase — protein sequence MKIVVLDGYTENPGDLSWESLKQYGELTVYDRTSYVDSPLIAERIGDAEIVVMNKTPVTRKTIDKCPNIKLIAVLATGYNVVDCAYAKEKGIPVVNVPTYGTQIVGQYAVGLLLEICSHYGHHAKTVAEGRWENHADWCYWDYPMIELYGKTAGIIGLGRIGQATAKILRSMDMKVLAYDAYQSEAGKKLAEYVDLDTLFAQADVIFLHCPLFPETEGIINKENIAKMKDGVILINNSRGQLVVEQDLADALNSGKMYAAGLDVVSTEPIKGDNPLLKAKNCFITPHISWAAQASRQRIMDITAGNIKAYLVGSPVNVVNMQ from the coding sequence ATGAAAATTGTAGTGTTAGACGGATATACGGAAAATCCCGGCGATCTAAGCTGGGAATCTCTAAAACAGTATGGGGAGCTTACGGTCTATGACCGTACTTCCTATGTGGACTCCCCTCTCATTGCCGAGAGAATTGGAGATGCGGAGATTGTAGTGATGAACAAGACTCCGGTTACCAGGAAGACCATTGATAAATGCCCAAACATTAAGCTGATCGCTGTGCTGGCTACAGGCTATAATGTGGTGGACTGCGCGTATGCCAAGGAAAAAGGCATTCCCGTGGTCAATGTTCCCACTTACGGGACACAGATTGTAGGCCAGTATGCAGTGGGACTTCTTCTGGAAATCTGTTCCCACTATGGACACCATGCGAAGACCGTAGCGGAAGGCAGATGGGAGAACCATGCGGACTGGTGCTATTGGGATTATCCTATGATAGAGCTTTACGGCAAGACAGCAGGGATCATCGGACTGGGTAGGATCGGCCAGGCCACTGCTAAAATTCTTCGGTCCATGGACATGAAAGTGCTTGCCTATGATGCTTACCAGAGCGAAGCTGGCAAAAAGCTGGCAGAGTATGTGGATCTGGACACTCTGTTTGCCCAGGCAGATGTGATTTTCCTCCACTGTCCGCTCTTTCCTGAGACAGAGGGCATCATTAACAAGGAAAATATTGCAAAAATGAAGGACGGGGTGATCCTTATAAACAACAGCCGCGGACAATTGGTAGTGGAACAGGATCTGGCAGACGCCTTAAACAGCGGAAAAATGTATGCGGCGGGCCTGGATGTAGTATCCACAGAGCCGATCAAAGGTGACAACCCGCTGCTGAAGGCAAAGAACTGTTTTATCACCCCCCACATATCCTGGGCAGCGCAGGCATCACGCCAGCGCATTATGGACATAACGGCTGGCAATATCAAAGCTTACCTGGTAGGCAGTCCTGTGAATGTTGTAAATATGCAGTAA
- a CDS encoding TRAP transporter large permease: MSITLLVVFLLLMFLGVPIAVSLGAASVFTIVTMSSLPLSMAAQSMFTSMNSFIMVAVPLFILCGSLMDEGGVADKIYDLAESMVGWIFGGLGHVSVVVNMLFAGMSGSSVAAIASIGKMSINALEKKGYPKDYATAINLSGSMLASVIPPSILMINAAATANVSIGQALLAGLIPGIIIGLIFMVYNYFYCKKHKIGDRTPFEGKRLGKAFVSAIPALLTPVILLGGVYTGFYTPTEGAAIAVVYTILVSVYVYKNLRWRDIPRIICKNARSTGTILFVAIAAKPASLIFELDGLPSAVANMITGISDNRIVIMFVLYLFLICVGMFMDATAAIFILVPILLPAVQAVGVSPLFFVVFLVITLSFGLITPPVGVCLYAAQNVTGLELEKIIKASVPWIILIAVALCIFIVFPSIITVPVGLIFGT; the protein is encoded by the coding sequence ATGAGTATTACATTATTGGTGGTTTTCCTGCTGCTTATGTTCCTGGGAGTTCCCATTGCGGTCTCCCTGGGTGCGGCATCTGTGTTTACAATTGTGACCATGTCCTCTCTGCCTCTTTCCATGGCGGCACAGTCAATGTTTACCTCTATGAACAGCTTTATCATGGTTGCGGTTCCGCTGTTTATTCTGTGCGGGTCTCTCATGGATGAGGGCGGAGTTGCGGATAAGATCTATGATTTGGCGGAGTCCATGGTGGGCTGGATCTTCGGCGGCCTGGGCCATGTGTCTGTTGTGGTAAATATGCTGTTTGCGGGAATGTCCGGTTCCTCTGTGGCAGCCATTGCCTCCATAGGCAAGATGAGCATCAACGCTCTGGAGAAGAAAGGCTATCCCAAGGATTATGCCACAGCTATCAACCTGTCCGGCTCCATGCTGGCTTCGGTCATTCCGCCAAGTATCCTGATGATCAACGCGGCAGCCACGGCGAATGTCTCTATCGGGCAGGCCCTGCTGGCAGGATTGATCCCCGGGATCATCATTGGTCTGATATTCATGGTTTACAATTACTTCTATTGTAAGAAGCACAAGATTGGCGACCGCACTCCTTTTGAGGGAAAACGACTTGGGAAAGCATTTGTAAGTGCCATCCCGGCACTGCTGACTCCGGTCATTCTGCTGGGCGGCGTATATACAGGTTTTTACACCCCCACAGAAGGCGCGGCAATTGCTGTTGTCTATACGATCCTGGTTTCCGTTTATGTGTATAAGAACCTGAGATGGAGGGACATTCCCCGCATTATCTGCAAGAATGCCCGCTCCACAGGAACCATTCTCTTTGTGGCCATCGCAGCAAAGCCCGCCTCTCTGATCTTCGAGCTGGACGGACTGCCAAGTGCAGTGGCAAATATGATAACCGGTATTTCCGACAACCGGATTGTCATTATGTTTGTACTTTACCTGTTCCTGATCTGTGTAGGCATGTTCATGGACGCCACAGCAGCAATTTTCATCTTAGTACCCATCCTTCTTCCTGCAGTGCAGGCGGTTGGTGTATCCCCGTTGTTCTTTGTGGTATTCCTGGTCATTACCCTATCCTTCGGACTGATCACCCCGCCGGTTGGCGTATGTCTCTATGCGGCGCAGAATGTTACGGGACTTGAACTTGAGAAGATAATCAAGGCATCTGTGCCATGGATCATCCTTATTGCAGTTGCCTTATGTATCTTTATTGTATTCCCATCCATTATTACAGTACCAGTGGGACTCATATTCGGAACCTGA